Proteins from a genomic interval of Diospyros lotus cultivar Yz01 chromosome 6, ASM1463336v1, whole genome shotgun sequence:
- the LOC127803583 gene encoding uncharacterized protein LOC127803583 gives MATSGRRGRAARRGGRVGGQTKPIVAPITSDSGGHVGGQTEPIVAPTTSHSGGQVGGQTEPIVAPTTFPLVEPITIPSPPVVTHSDVDVHTSSRSIAANVDVHISSRSTAANVDVDAPEGSIVRRSTYGQRARKVKKHAKERLTVEFNFTLMQAICDNAKMFNNEIGYIVRKNCSFQYKEWRCVPSIVRAPLRHKLLTVFDNNIEDKNIQKVIDKQMQRAWRGHKYKLHAYFKEIGGEKDPIKAKSKRHEKVNQDDWDYLCDLWTNPVFMERAQKNANSRAKRKWESRNGSRSTARHHVVRGANLDGPTGHIETWHLRHWHSEHGWSSSELEAKYEQMMQLRRDNSPDKMTDKDILKKVLGRQSVRLFGWGRSPSTSGTTCTSEESSRPTYKQLVDDLNRYKSLFQELQGDVNMLRQVLIEKNIMPPPSTAHVPSDHSSGRSRLNPSRLDPSSSSPSLHSTEEEFGDEI, from the exons ATGGCTACTAGTGGGCGAAGAGGTAGGGCTGCACGAAGAGGAGGACGAGTTGGCGGACAAACAAAGCCTATTGTTGCCCCCATTACATCAGATTCTG gaGGACATGTTGGAGGACAGACAGAACCTATTGTTGCCCCCACTACATCACATTCTG GAGGACAGGTTGGAGGACAGACAGAGCCTATTGTTGCCCCCACTACATTTCCGTTAGTGGAGCCTATTACAATCCCATCTCCACCAGTTGTCACACATTCTG ATGTGGATGTGCACACCTCATCTCGATCAATAGCTGCAAATGTGGATGTGCACATCTCATCTCGATCAACAGCTGCAAATGTGGATGTGGATGCACCTGAAGGTTCAATTGTACGCAGGAGTACTTATGGACAACGTGCTCGGAAGGTGAAGAAACATGCTAAGGAAAGATTGACTGTGGAGTTCAATTTTACTCTTATGCAAGCTATTTGTGACAACGCAAAGATgtttaataatgaaattggaTACATTGTACGTAAGAATTGTAGTTTTCAATATAAGGAGTGGAGATGTGTACCTTCAATAGTTAGGGCACCGCTTCGTCACAAACTTCTT actGTTTTTGATAACAACATTGAggataaaaatatccaaaaggTTATCGATAAGCAAATGCAACGAGCTTGGAGAGGCCACAAATATAAGCTACATGCTTACTTCAAAGAAATTGGAGGAGAGAAAGATCCAATTAAGGCCAAAAGTAAGCGCCATGAGAAAGTGAACCAAGATGATTGGGATTACCTTTGTGATCTTTGGACAAATCCTGTTTTTATG gaACGAGCACAGAAGAATGCCAACTCTCGTGCAAAACGAAAGTGGGAATCTAGAAATGGTTCGAGGAGTACAGCGCGTCATCACGTTGTTCGTGGAGCTAACTTGGATGGCCCGACAGGACATATTGAGACTTGGCATCTTCGACATTGGCATTCCGAACACGGTTGGTCGTCTTCAGAGTTAGAGGCTAAATAT gaacaaatgatgcAGTTGAGGCGAGATAATTCTCCAGATAAAATGActgataaggatatcttaaaAAAGGTTCTTGGACGACAATCTGTTCGCTTGTTTGGTTGGGGGCGATCTCCTAGTACTTCCGGGACAACATGCACTAGTGAGGAGTCTAGTCGTCCAACTTACAAACAATTGGTTGATGATTTGAACAGGTACAAATCTCTTTTTCAAGAGCTCCAGGGAGACGTGAACATGTTGCGGCAAgtattgattgaaaaaaatattatgcctCCTCCGTCTACTGCGCATGTACCATCGGATCATAGTTCAGGACGATCTCGCCTCAATCCATCCCGTCTCGACCCATCCAGTTCTAGCCCTTCCCTCCATTCTACTGAAGAGGAGTTTGGCGAtgagatttaa